A region of the Massilia sp. erpn genome:
GGTCCGCGCCCACGGCCATCACCTGGCCCGCCGCGCCACCGAGCAAGGCCACGGTGCCATGGACCGGTGATGGAATTTCAATCGTGGCCTTGTCGGTCATGACGTCCGCCAGGATCATATCCTCGGTAACGGCGTCGCCCACCTTGACATGCCACATGACCAGTTCAACTTCTGCAATGCCCTCGCCAATATCAGGCATCTTGATGACGTGAATACCCATCTTTATGCCTCCACCGCACGTTTGAACGCTGCGCCGACTCGCGCCGGACCCGGGAAATACGCCCATTCCTGAGCATGCGGGTAAGGCGTATCCCAACCCGTCACACGCTCAATCGGCGCTTCCAGATGGTAGAAGCAATGTTCCTGCACCAGCGACACCAGCTCGGCGCCGAAACCGCAGGTGCGCGTGGCTTCATGCACCACAACGCAGCGGCCGGTCTTCTTGACCGACTCGAGGATCGTATCCAGGTCCAGCGGCCAGAGGCTGCGCAAGTCGATGATCTCGGCATCGATGCCGGTCTCCCGCGCCGCCGCCTCGCTGACCCATACCATGGTGCCGTAAGCGAGCACGGTCAGCTGTTTGCCCGGCCGGAAAATGGCGGCCTTGTCGAGCGGGACGGTGTAATAGCCTTCGGGCACCTCGCCCAATGGGTTCTGCGACCAGGGCACCACCGGTTTATCGTGGTGGCCGTCGAACGGTCCATTGTACAAGCGCTTCGGCTCCAGGAAGATCACCGGATCATCGTTCTCGATCGAAGAAATCAACAGGCCTTTGGCGTCGTAAGGATTCGACGGCATCACGGTGCGCAAGCCGCATACGTGGGCAAAAACAGCCTCCGGGCTTTGGCTGTGGGTCTGGCCGCCGTAGATGCCGCCGCCGCACGGCGTGCGGATGGTGATCGGCGCGGTAAAGTCGCCGGCCGAACGGTAGCGCAGACGCGCCGCCTCGGACACGATCTGGTCGTAGGCCGGATAGATGTAGTCGGCAAACTGGATTTCGATGCACGGCCGCAGGCCATACGCGCCCATGCCGATTGCCACGCCGACGATGCCGCCTTCGGAAATCGGCGTATCGAACACGCGCGATTTGCCGTATTTCTTTTGCAGGCCTTCAGTGCAGCGGAACACGCCGCCGAAGTAGCCCACGTCCTGGCCGAAGACCACGACGTTGTCGTCCTTCTCCATCATCACGTCCATCGCTGAACGCAGCGCCTGGATCATGGTCATGGAAGTTTTCACGATGTTTTCCGCCATCTCATATCCCCAGTTGCTGTCGTTGCACGCGCAAGTGTTCCGGCATGTCCTTGTAGATGCCGTCGAACATTTCTGCGGGGCTGAAGGTATGGCCGCTGGCCATGGTGCCGTACTGTTCGGCCTCCTTCTGCGCGGCCAATACTTCCGCTTCCAGACGCTTCTGGGTTTCCTCGTGTTCCTGTTCGGACCACGCGCCGGCTTTGATCAAGTACTGCTTCAGACGGGCGATCGGATCGCCCAACGGGAAATGCGACCAGTCGTCGCCGGGGCGGTACTTGGATGGATCGTCCGAGGTCGAATGCGGACCCGCGCGGTACGTGACCCATTCGATCAGGCACGGTCCAAGGTTGCGGCGCGCCCGCTCGGCAGCCCAGCACGACGCCGCGTACACCGCCAGGAAGTCATTGCCATCGACCCGCAGCGAGGCGATGCCGCAGCCGACGCCGCGCGCGGCAAAGGTGGTGTCCTCGCCGCCGGCAATGGCCTGGAAGGTCGAGATGGCCCACTGGTTGTTGACCACATTGAGGATGACCGGCGCACGGTATACGTGGGCGAAAGTCAGGGCGGTGTCGAAGTCCGCTTCGGCCGTGGCGCCGTCGCCGATCCATGCCGAGGCGATCTTGGTATCGCCCTTGATCGCCGAGGCCATGCCCCAGCCTACCGCCTGGATGTATTGCGTTGCGAGATTGCCGGAGATGGAGAAGAAACCTGCCTTCTTCACCGAATACATGACAGGCAACTGCCGACCCTTGAGCGGGTCGCGTTCGTTCGACATCAGCTGGCAGATCATATCCACCATTGGATAGTCGCGCACGACGAGAATGCTTTGCTGGCGATAGGTGGGGAAGCACATATCGTCCACATTCAGCGCCAGCGCCTGCGCGGTGCCGATGGCTTCCTCACCCAGGCTCTGCATGTAAAACGACATTTTCTTTTGGCGCTGCGCCATCAGCATGCGGCTATCGAAGATGCGCGTCTTCATCATGGCGCGCATGCCCTTGCGCACGACTTCAATATCGATTTGCGGCACCCACGGCCCAACTGCGTTACCCTCGGCATCGATCACGCTGATCAGGGAGTACGCAAGATCGCGCGTATCCATGGGAGCCACATCGACTTCGGGACGGCGCACAGCGCCAGCCGGCGACAGGCGTAGGTAGGAAAAATCTGTTGCACAGCCTGGACGTCCCGTCGGTTCGGGAACATGCAGGCGAAGTGGTTCACCCTTACTCATTCTGATTCCTTCACGTGCGATGGTTTCGCACTTGCATTGATCAATCCTGGCTGGCCTACCACGGGTAGCGGCATCCGACCGGGACTTTGGAACCGCCCGCTTGACTTACGCAGCGGGCACGAAAACATTTCCTGGAAAACAATGATAGCGTACCATGCTTTCCCGTCCTCAAGAAGAGTTGTTCGCATTTCCCCTTGCGCTCAAGGGGAAATAGCTGCCGCTCCACCGAAAGAATCAAAAAAGCCCTGTAAAAACAGGGCCTTAGCCTACTTACGAGAATAATTTCACAATGCCATCAAAAAGACTGAGTGGCTTGGCTTATCGCCGAACGCTCGGCTTTCTCGTTTTCACGTAAGCTGAATGCATCACATTGACCAATCCCGCGGGGAAGACTGAGTCTGAATTCAGCCTCGTCTTACCAAAGCTATTAATCGGTTTAGCCACGCCGGAACTGGTATCCCAACCTTCGAATAACCAAGCAGCTGCACTTCCGCCGCTAAACTGCCCCACTAAACAAGTGTGTTCATCTGGCTGATAGGCCCCCAGCACAGCGCCACTCGGCTTCTTAGCAATCTCCTTCGCGTCCTGAGCAGCAATCACCTTTTGATCGTCATTGAGGATGCAGATCGGATGATTGCTTGAGCACTTTTTTACTGCGGCCACTGATTCCGCAGGGATGAACATATTGTTAATTACTATTTCAGCATCAGCAATCTCGCATGCGCGCTTTGCTGATGCGAGCGAGGGCAACGCGATTAGCAACGGCAAAAATAAAATTAGACCCTTGGTTTTCATATACTCTTTAAAAAAGCCTGGCAATTTTAGGATTTAAGCAGTCTGTGGCGGCGATCAGGCGTACATCGCATCCAGTTGACGCTGCATTTCTTCGCCGGACACTTGTTTCTTATGCGTGGCGATGGTCCAGGTATTGCCGAACGGATCGATCACGCGGCCTTCGCGCGAGCCGAAGAACATATCGGTCACCGGGCTCAACTCCTTGGCGCCCTCCTTGATGGCCAGCGCGAACGTGGCATCCGAATCGGGTACATAGATTTGCGCCAGCAAGGGCTGCTCAGGCCAGCCCTCCATCGCTTCGCCCAGATTGATGCGCGAATCGCCGAATTTCAATTCACAATGGGCTACCTTGCCATCCGGCGTGTTGAGGCGCAGCAGTTCTTCCGCACCGAACACCTTCTGGTAAAACTTGACGGCATCGGCCACACTGCTGACGATGCTGTTTGGCGTGATGGTGTTGAAGCCTTCAGGTTTTCCTTGGGTACTCATTCCTAACTCCTTGCTTAGTCGACGCAATGAAGGCATGGCAATCGCTGCCATGAAATAGATACAGTCGGCGGTGATGCTTGCCGCACCACCGCAGTAGGCTAGCATGCTTTTTCGCTATCATGCACTCCGCAACAGAAATGGCAAAGGATCACAATTAAAGTTTCGCCAATAAGCTGCCGTTAAAACGGGAATGAGTTCCATAGCCCCCCTCTCCAACTGGCAACCTGCCACCCGCTACGTCCCCTCCCCATCCGGCCGGGATAGCAATCCAATCGTAGCCAAGTTCGGCACGTCCGCAACGCCGGCGGCGTCGCCATCAACGATCGTCACACTGAGTCCAGAAGCGATTGCTGCCGCCTCCGCCCCCATCCCGACCAGCCTGCGCTACCAAGACCTTGGCGCGGACATGCTCAAGCAGCTCAGCTCCGGCGCGGTCATTCCGCTGGACCATGCCAAATTGCCGGAGTCTGTCGATAACAAGTTCACCTTGAGTATCACAACCCGCAGCGGCACCAAGGTTGACCTTACGCTGGCCAATGTGGGCGATGAAATGATCTACCAGCTCAGCTCAAGCGCTGAACTGAGTGCTGATGAGCGCAAGGCCCTGTCCCATCTGGCGGAGGGGTTCCAGGGCGCCATCGACGGCATGGCGGGATCGAACCCGCAAGTCCGGCTAGGCGGCCTGACCCAGCTCGATAGCAAGTTTGTGCAGTCCATCGACTTCCACGCCCAGGTGGAGGGTCCGGATGCCACATCGCAGACTTTGGATTTCCACATTGACGACACAAAGCGGAAAGTGAGCATTGGCGGACCGGACGGGCAGGCTGAAGTCAACGTGAACACCAGCACCTTGGAGCACGTAGGCAGCAAGCAGCAGCAGGAAAAAGCCATCAAGAATTACCTGGCCCAATTCGACCAGGCGGCAACGCGCGGACGTGGCGATAAGAAGTTGATGTCCATGTTTAAAGACGCCTTCTCCGATATGAATCGAACGGCCATCAGCGAAGAACGTCGCAGCGACCTCAGTACACTGCAGCGCTGGCAGTTGAATTCCCACGACCGTACCACGCTGACCGGCCTGTCTGATTTCAATGCGGCCGTCACCCAGACGCCAAAATCCAGCAATCCGCTCAAGGCGCGGGAGGAGGACAACTTCTCCTATGATATTTCGCAGCAGACTGTTGTGGATAACCGCAGCCCTGACGAGCGCTCCATTCGACAGAGCCAGCAATCGCACTTGGAGGCCCAATTCCATACCGAGATCGGCAAATCCGGCGCGCCAACATTCGATGGAACTCCGCAAACCCAAAACTACGACTACCACCATATCAACGATAGCGCCAGCAGCAATGTCTCGCTGAATTACAAGGAAGGCAAGCTAAGAAAGGCGACGTTGGAACAGGTGGCAAACCAGTCGGAGCAAGTGCAGACCTTCATACTGGGCAAGTTGAAGTCGGACAAGACCACCCCGAGCCAGCAGGCGCTCGTGCGCGACCTGCTTCCCGCGCTGACCTCCTACGAACACTACAAAGGTGAGGACACGCTGAACAACAACATCTTCCTGCTCGGCTCACCGCGCGATCTCTCAGCACGCAACCAGGAGTTCTGAGGCCACGCGTTTGATCGGCAGCGGCCAAGGAGTCAACGATGCGCCACAAATCGCGGATAGCCCTAAGCAGTCGGCTGCATAGCGTGTCCGGACGGATTTGGTGCGCGCTGGTCGGTGCGGCGCTTGCATGCATCTGGATGCACGCAGCCCACGCGACCACGGAGCTTGTGCTGGCGCGCGCGGAAATGCCATTGAACGGCCCCTGGTCTTTCCGCTTCGGGAACGATGCACGCTGGGCTTTACCAGCGTTTGACGATCGTGAGTGGGAGCGCGTGGATCTTACGCCGGAGCCTGGCGCGCATGACGGCGATGTCGGCCTTCCCGGCTATGTTCCCGGCTGGACCTCGCGCGGCCACAGTGGCCAGTGGGGTCATGCCTGGTACCGCCTTCGCGTCCGCTGGACCGTGCCGACCGGCTCCGCTCCGGTACTCATTGGACCAACCCTGGTCGACAGCGCATATGAAGTCTACTGGAATGGCCGCAAGGTCGGCGGCATCGGCAAATTTAGCGAGACGCCACCGCGCGTCTTCGGCATCCGGCCGCAGCTGATTCCCCTCGGCGAAACGGCCTCCGCCGGTGAAGGCGTTTTGGCTATTCACGTCTATCTACCGCGCGAGTCGGTCGGCGATACCGAGGCGGGTGGCATGCATGTAGCGCCGATTCTCGCCGAACCAACTGCGGCAGCCGCGCGTTATCAAGTGCAATGGTGGCAAACCTTCTGGGGCTATGTCGTCGACCTGCTGGAACCGTTGGCATTGCTGGCTCTCGCGCTGTTTGCTCTCGCGCTGCGCCGGTTTGCGCACAACGAGCGATTTTTGCTGCTGGCCGCGGCAGCCGTGTCAGCAATCGCGGCATCGCGCATCAATCAGCCTTTGTTCTACTGGACCGAAGCTGAAAGTTTGCAGGCCATCATCGTCGCGCGCTACGTCATATTTAATCCGCTGGCGATCGTCCTGTGGCTGCTCGCGTGCTATCGCCTGGCGAGAGTCCGGGAGCGCCGGTTGGACATTGCCACCTGCTTGCTGGGAATGGTGGCCGGTCTCGCGGCGCTTCCCGGCTTTGAGCTCCCGTCGGTTCAGGCTGGCGCGCGCGCCATGTTGCTGGCGCTATTCGGCTTGTCGTGCGTGGGCATCGTCCGATACGGTCATCTGCGACCGCTGGCACTCCTCGCCACGCTCGTCATGGGAGTGGCCTTGTTTCCCGGGGAACTCTCTGCGCTCGGACTTCCCGGCATATGGTTTCCTTTCGGAGTTGGCGTGTCGCGCACCCAGTACGCGCTTGCGCTCGAGATTCCACTCCTCGCCTGCTTCATGTACCTGCATGCTTCCACCATCGCGGCCGCAGCCAGCACTGGCCTTTCTGCCCCGGCCAGTGCGGCGTGATGAATTCCTGGCGCAGACCGCAGTTGCCCATCCGGTCGCTTACGCCACTTACTGAACCTCCAGCAGTTCAACATCAAAGATCAGGTTGGAGTTCGGTGGAATCGGGCCAATACCGTTCGCGCCGTAGCCCATCTCCGCCGGCACAATAATCGTGCGCTTTCCACCCACCTTCATGCCCTGCACCCCAACGTCCCAGCCCTTGATTACCTGGCCACCATCGATCTTGAAGCTGAACGGCGAGCGGCCCGCCGACGAATCAAACTTGGCGCCATGCTGCGACTCAGCTTTCGGCTCATACAGCCAGCCCGTGTAATTGACTACAGCGGTAGAACCGGCAGTCGCCTCCTTGCCCGTGCCAACCACGGTATCAATCTTTTGCAGGGAAATCGCCGGAGCCGTTTCGGATGAGGTTGGAGCCGGCGGCTCGGCACGCTTGCAGGCGGACATGGTCAGAGCCATCGTCAGGGCAACGGCGGAATAGGAAAGCAGCTTTTTCAAATGAATATCTCGCATGAGTGAGTGATGGTAAATGCCGCAGCAGCATACATCTGGTAAGGCAGTGAAGACAAGATCTTTGAACCGTTCCGGAATCGCGGTTGCGCCATGACTGAGCGAGGCTGTTTTTGCAGCCCGGGCAACTACGGCATGTCAGCCACTGCGTCCGGGTGCGACGAAGGCCAGAGCCTCCTCGCAGGACTGCAGCACCAGGTCGACATGTTTCGCCACTTGCGACAGTTCCTCTGCCAGGCTGTCATGCGGACGGATGGTCGCCAGCGGAACGTCTGGCAGCGCGGCGCGCAGCTCGGTCACGGCGGCGGCCCACGCAGGCAGTTCACTTTCGACCGGATAGGCAATGAAAACGGTGGAGATCAGTTGGCCGGCATCGGGAGCGCTGTCGGCATTACCCTCATCTTGTTTGAGGACAAAACTGCGCGCATCCAGGCGCGCTTCGCGGAACACCAGCACCAGCAGCTCGCTCATGAACTCTTCACGAACACCTGGCATGGCCGTCGACAGGATGACGGAGCGCGCCGGCACGTCCAGCGAACCTTGCCAGCGCCCCAGCCTTTCCTCCCGCCGGTGCCTTAGATGCGCGCCGATGCTTTCGTTCAGCATGGAGATCCTGCGCCGACGCGAACGGCCCGGCGAATGGCCGGCAGCCAAGGTATCCGCCACCATCGCAACGGTCGCCCGCAAGCGCTGCTCCTGGCTGCCGAGCAGGTCCGAGCTGGCAAGCAACATGCCGGGCAGCAGCACCTTGTCGCAATAGCGCGCCAAGGTCGATTTGCGCAAGAAGGCGCGCGCATCCTCCAGAATGGCGTCGGCATCGCCGCTGAGCACACGGTGGTGGAAGCGCTGCGCTTCGTTGGTGTCCGGCGCCTCCGCCAGCAGGATGCTGATCGGTTCCAGTCCTTTGATATAGCGGCCGGCAACCACGATGCACAGCGTCAGCG
Encoded here:
- a CDS encoding alpha-ketoacid dehydrogenase subunit beta, translating into MTMIQALRSAMDVMMEKDDNVVVFGQDVGYFGGVFRCTEGLQKKYGKSRVFDTPISEGGIVGVAIGMGAYGLRPCIEIQFADYIYPAYDQIVSEAARLRYRSAGDFTAPITIRTPCGGGIYGGQTHSQSPEAVFAHVCGLRTVMPSNPYDAKGLLISSIENDDPVIFLEPKRLYNGPFDGHHDKPVVPWSQNPLGEVPEGYYTVPLDKAAIFRPGKQLTVLAYGTMVWVSEAAARETGIDAEIIDLRSLWPLDLDTILESVKKTGRCVVVHEATRTCGFGAELVSLVQEHCFYHLEAPIERVTGWDTPYPHAQEWAYFPGPARVGAAFKRAVEA
- a CDS encoding 3-methyl-2-oxobutanoate dehydrogenase (2-methylpropanoyl-transferring) subunit alpha, which encodes MSKGEPLRLHVPEPTGRPGCATDFSYLRLSPAGAVRRPEVDVAPMDTRDLAYSLISVIDAEGNAVGPWVPQIDIEVVRKGMRAMMKTRIFDSRMLMAQRQKKMSFYMQSLGEEAIGTAQALALNVDDMCFPTYRQQSILVVRDYPMVDMICQLMSNERDPLKGRQLPVMYSVKKAGFFSISGNLATQYIQAVGWGMASAIKGDTKIASAWIGDGATAEADFDTALTFAHVYRAPVILNVVNNQWAISTFQAIAGGEDTTFAARGVGCGIASLRVDGNDFLAVYAASCWAAERARRNLGPCLIEWVTYRAGPHSTSDDPSKYRPGDDWSHFPLGDPIARLKQYLIKAGAWSEQEHEETQKRLEAEVLAAQKEAEQYGTMASGHTFSPAEMFDGIYKDMPEHLRVQRQQLGI
- a CDS encoding FKBP-type peptidyl-prolyl cis-trans isomerase, with product MKKLLSYSAVALTMALTMSACKRAEPPAPTSSETAPAISLQKIDTVVGTGKEATAGSTAVVNYTGWLYEPKAESQHGAKFDSSAGRSPFSFKIDGGQVIKGWDVGVQGMKVGGKRTIIVPAEMGYGANGIGPIPPNSNLIFDVELLEVQ
- a CDS encoding VOC family protein produces the protein MSTQGKPEGFNTITPNSIVSSVADAVKFYQKVFGAEELLRLNTPDGKVAHCELKFGDSRINLGEAMEGWPEQPLLAQIYVPDSDATFALAIKEGAKELSPVTDMFFGSREGRVIDPFGNTWTIATHKKQVSGEEMQRQLDAMYA